The Palleronia sp. THAF1 genome window below encodes:
- a CDS encoding flavin reductase family protein encodes MTDLQPFTQRELRDAFSRFATGVTVVTTEAASGPLGITANSFTSVSLDPPMVLWLPAKSSRRFTPFTDCKTFAIHVMGAGQETISNGFVSEGDLFDDLDWTRADDGTPLIQDCLARFHCETHAVHDAGDHAIVVGRVLDAQHRKGDPLIFAQGRYGGFASS; translated from the coding sequence ATGACCGACCTTCAGCCATTCACGCAACGCGAGCTGCGCGACGCTTTCTCGCGTTTCGCCACCGGCGTCACTGTCGTCACGACGGAGGCCGCGTCCGGGCCTCTGGGCATCACCGCGAACTCCTTTACCTCGGTGTCTCTGGACCCGCCGATGGTGTTGTGGCTGCCCGCCAAATCCTCGCGCCGTTTCACGCCGTTCACCGATTGCAAGACCTTCGCGATCCACGTCATGGGCGCCGGGCAAGAGACGATCAGCAACGGCTTCGTATCCGAAGGCGATCTGTTCGACGATCTCGACTGGACCCGAGCCGATGACGGCACACCGCTGATCCAGGACTGCCTAGCCCGCTTTCACTGCGAAACCCACGCGGTGCATGACGCGGGTGATCACGCCATCGTCGTCGGCCGGGTTTTGGACGCGCAACACCGCAAGGGAGATCCGCTGATCTTCGCGCAGGGCCGCTATGGGGGGTTCGCATCGAGCTAG
- a CDS encoding phosphate-starvation-inducible PsiE family protein, with amino-acid sequence MEEDGAIMRMYHWLERAIAAVILLGMVVVVLLATWSFFATLWMLTLTEGGSLEYGQFQILFDRVLAAVIALELAHSIRQMVAGDHGLGQLRTVIVIGMLAVVRKLIVLEVDQATGPFLLGIAAAVLALAVGLVGIRWVEDRRMMLKVEDRPLD; translated from the coding sequence ATGGAAGAAGACGGCGCTATCATGCGGATGTACCACTGGTTGGAGCGCGCGATCGCCGCCGTGATCCTGCTGGGTATGGTCGTCGTCGTGCTTCTGGCGACCTGGTCGTTCTTCGCGACGCTTTGGATGCTGACGCTGACGGAAGGCGGATCGCTGGAATACGGACAGTTCCAGATCCTTTTCGACCGTGTTCTTGCCGCCGTCATCGCGTTGGAGCTGGCGCATTCGATCCGGCAGATGGTGGCGGGCGATCATGGGCTAGGCCAGTTGCGCACGGTCATCGTGATCGGGATGCTGGCCGTGGTGCGCAAGCTGATCGTGCTGGAAGTGGATCAGGCGACGGGGCCGTTCCTTTTGGGGATCGCCGCCGCTGTTCTGGCGCTGGCCGTCGGGCTGGTGGGCATCCGATGGGTCGAGGACCGGCGCATGATGTTGAAGGTAGAGGATCGCCCGCTCGACTAG
- a CDS encoding aspartate kinase: protein MSRLVMKFGGTSVASLDRIKRAAKRVAREVANGHEVIVIVSAMSGKTNELVGWVNETSPFYDAREYDAVVSSGENVTAGLMALTLQEMDIPARSWQGWQVPLKTNGTHGAARIEEIPTANMDAKFIEGMKVAVVAGFQGISPEGRITTLGRGGSDTTAVAFAAAFDAVRCDIYTDVDGVYTTDPRITAKARKLDRIAFEEMLELASLGAKVLQTRSVELAMRYGVKLRVLSSFEEYDENAGTLVCAEDEIMESNVVNGVAYSRDEAKMTLLGVYDKPGIAAAIFGPLAEAGVNVDMIVQNISEGGKTDMTFSCPVDQVARARQAIEAARGEGLYEFDELVADQDTAKVSVVGIGMRSHTGVAARMFQALRDENVNIKVISTSEIKISVLIDRKYMELAVQALHDAFELEKAR, encoded by the coding sequence ATGTCGCGTCTGGTGATGAAATTCGGCGGCACCTCTGTCGCCTCTCTCGACCGCATCAAGCGGGCGGCCAAGCGCGTCGCGCGTGAGGTGGCCAATGGGCACGAGGTGATCGTGATCGTCTCGGCCATGTCGGGCAAGACGAACGAGCTTGTGGGCTGGGTGAACGAAACCTCGCCCTTCTACGACGCCCGCGAATACGATGCGGTCGTCTCGTCGGGTGAGAACGTGACCGCCGGGCTGATGGCGCTGACCTTGCAGGAAATGGACATCCCGGCCAGGTCTTGGCAGGGCTGGCAGGTGCCGCTGAAGACCAATGGCACCCACGGGGCCGCGCGGATCGAAGAGATTCCGACCGCCAACATGGACGCCAAGTTCATTGAGGGCATGAAGGTCGCGGTCGTCGCGGGCTTCCAAGGCATTAGCCCCGAAGGCCGCATCACCACGCTGGGGCGCGGCGGCTCGGACACCACCGCTGTCGCCTTCGCCGCCGCCTTCGATGCCGTTCGCTGCGACATCTATACAGACGTCGATGGCGTCTACACCACCGATCCGCGCATCACCGCCAAGGCCCGCAAACTGGACCGCATCGCGTTCGAAGAGATGCTGGAGCTGGCGTCGCTGGGCGCGAAGGTATTGCAAACACGCTCGGTGGAGCTGGCGATGCGCTACGGCGTCAAGCTGCGGGTGCTGTCGAGCTTCGAGGAATACGATGAAAATGCAGGCACGCTCGTCTGCGCGGAGGATGAGATCATGGAATCCAATGTGGTGAACGGCGTCGCCTATTCGCGCGACGAGGCGAAGATGACGCTGCTGGGGGTCTACGACAAACCGGGCATTGCTGCTGCGATCTTCGGGCCGCTGGCCGAAGCCGGGGTAAACGTGGACATGATCGTTCAGAACATATCCGAAGGCGGGAAGACGGACATGACGTTCTCTTGCCCCGTCGATCAAGTCGCACGGGCGCGTCAGGCAATAGAGGCAGCGCGCGGTGAAGGCCTTTATGAGTTCGATGAGCTGGTCGCCGATCAGGACACCGCGAAAGTGTCGGTCGTGGGCATCGGGATGCGCAGCCACACGGGAGTCGCGGCGCGCATGTTTCAGGCGTTGCGCGACGAGAACGTCAACATAAAGGTCATCTCGACCTCCGAGATAAAAATCTCTGTCCTGATCGACCGGAAGTACATGGAACTGGCGGTGCAGGCGCTGCACGATGCGTTTGAGTTGGAGAAGGCGCGGTAG
- the ptsP gene encoding phosphoenolpyruvate--protein phosphotransferase: MPTGSESESRKLLKRLRETLAEESEGQERLDHITSIIAECMATEVCSIYLFRDAETLELCATEGLQREAVHQTRMRLGEGLVGRVARMGQNINTADAPATRGFRYMPETGEERYSSFLGIPISRLGERLGVLVVQSKIARTFTDDEVYALEVVAMVLAEMTELGAFTGEGAALSARHQHPALFRGLVGQEGTARGHVWLHEPRVVVTNPIAEDPDSEKERLEEAVKQLQVSVDDMLDGAGIADKDQRDVLETYRMFAHSRGWLRRMEENIDRGLSAEAAVEKEQSAARTRLQSAPDLYIRERMHDLDDLSRRLLRILTGQGKETGAEMPGDPILVARDIGPGDLLDYGRSLRGIVLEGGSVGSHAAIVARALAIPLVIHARAITTEALNGDQILVDGEQGIVHLRPEDNIISAFNDKIAMQAKAQERYADLRDQPARTLDGTTIALTMNAGLMADLPSLEGSGAEGVGLFRTELQFLANRNVPKRGHLAQLYGRVMDAAKGKPVVFRTLDIGSDKVLPYMKRPEEPNPALGWRAIRVGLDRPGVMRMQLQALIRAANGRPLHVMFPFIAQLDEYRTARALLEDEIERERRLGRVLPESVKIGSMLETPSMAFAPSAFFRETDFISIGGNDLKQFFFAADRENEQVRMRYDTLNVSFLNMLQMIVNRCAETETPVSFCGEDAGRPIEALCMCAIGLRALSMRPASIGPVKHLLRRVDLAGVRAAIDEARDSGQQSVRETVKAHLQEQLAGQTGAV; the protein is encoded by the coding sequence ATGCCAACGGGCAGCGAAAGCGAAAGCCGCAAGCTACTCAAGCGTCTGCGCGAAACCCTTGCCGAGGAAAGCGAGGGACAGGAACGGCTCGACCATATCACATCGATCATCGCCGAATGCATGGCAACGGAAGTGTGCTCGATCTACCTGTTCCGCGATGCCGAGACGTTGGAGCTGTGCGCCACCGAAGGCTTGCAGCGCGAGGCCGTCCACCAGACCCGGATGCGGCTGGGCGAAGGTCTGGTGGGCCGGGTGGCCCGGATGGGCCAGAACATAAACACCGCCGACGCCCCCGCGACACGCGGCTTCCGCTACATGCCCGAAACGGGGGAAGAGAGGTATTCGTCCTTTCTAGGCATCCCGATTTCGCGATTGGGCGAACGCTTGGGCGTGCTAGTCGTCCAATCAAAGATCGCCCGCACCTTCACCGATGACGAGGTCTACGCCCTCGAAGTCGTTGCGATGGTGCTGGCAGAGATGACAGAGCTGGGCGCGTTCACCGGCGAGGGGGCGGCGCTATCCGCCCGCCACCAGCACCCTGCCCTGTTCCGTGGCCTCGTCGGCCAAGAAGGCACGGCGCGCGGGCACGTCTGGCTGCACGAGCCGCGCGTGGTCGTGACCAATCCCATCGCTGAAGACCCCGACAGCGAAAAGGAACGGCTGGAAGAGGCCGTCAAACAGCTGCAGGTCAGCGTCGATGACATGCTCGACGGCGCCGGTATCGCCGACAAGGACCAGCGCGATGTGCTGGAAACCTACCGGATGTTCGCCCACTCGCGCGGCTGGCTGCGCCGTATGGAAGAAAACATCGACCGCGGCCTGTCGGCAGAAGCCGCCGTCGAGAAAGAGCAATCCGCCGCGCGCACCCGCCTGCAATCCGCTCCCGATCTTTATATCCGAGAGCGGATGCACGATCTGGACGACCTGTCGCGCCGCCTGCTGCGCATCTTGACGGGGCAAGGCAAGGAAACGGGGGCAGAGATGCCCGGCGACCCCATCCTCGTCGCCCGCGATATCGGACCGGGCGATCTGCTGGACTACGGGCGGTCGCTTCGTGGCATCGTGCTGGAAGGCGGATCGGTCGGCAGCCATGCCGCCATCGTCGCACGCGCACTGGCGATCCCGCTGGTGATCCACGCCCGCGCTATCACGACAGAGGCGCTGAACGGCGACCAGATCCTGGTGGATGGCGAACAGGGCATCGTGCACCTGCGGCCAGAGGACAACATCATCTCTGCCTTCAACGACAAGATCGCGATGCAGGCCAAGGCGCAGGAACGCTATGCCGACCTGCGCGACCAGCCCGCGCGGACGTTGGACGGCACCACCATCGCGCTGACGATGAACGCTGGCCTGATGGCCGATCTGCCCTCGCTGGAAGGCTCCGGGGCCGAGGGTGTCGGCCTGTTTCGGACCGAATTGCAGTTTCTCGCCAACCGCAACGTTCCCAAGCGCGGGCATCTGGCGCAGCTTTATGGCCGGGTCATGGATGCGGCGAAAGGCAAGCCCGTCGTGTTCCGCACGCTCGACATCGGGTCCGACAAGGTCCTGCCCTACATGAAGCGCCCCGAAGAACCGAACCCGGCGCTGGGGTGGCGCGCGATCCGGGTCGGATTGGATCGGCCCGGCGTGATGCGCATGCAGCTGCAGGCCCTGATCCGCGCCGCCAATGGGCGCCCCCTGCACGTGATGTTCCCCTTCATCGCGCAGCTGGACGAATACCGCACCGCCCGCGCATTGCTGGAAGACGAGATCGAGCGCGAGCGGCGTCTTGGCCGCGTGCTTCCCGAAAGCGTGAAGATCGGGTCGATGCTAGAGACGCCGTCCATGGCCTTCGCGCCCAGCGCTTTCTTTCGCGAGACGGATTTCATCTCTATCGGCGGCAACGATCTCAAACAGTTCTTCTTCGCGGCGGACCGCGAGAACGAGCAAGTGCGGATGCGCTACGACACGCTGAACGTGTCGTTCCTGAACATGCTACAGATGATCGTGAACCGATGCGCCGAAACCGAAACGCCCGTCAGCTTCTGCGGAGAAGACGCTGGCCGCCCGATCGAGGCTTTGTGCATGTGTGCCATCGGCCTGCGCGCCCTGTCGATGCGCCCGGCCTCTATCGGCCCGGTCAAGCATCTGTTGCGCCGTGTTGATCTGGCGGGTGTCCGCGCAGCCATTGATGAGGCACGCGATTCAGGTCAGCAGAGCGTGCGTGAGACCGTGAAAGCCCATTTGCAGGAGCAGTTGGCAGGGCAAACTGGCGCTGTCTAG
- a CDS encoding EcsC family protein, with protein MAQTPVETEDLSPETSAALDALADRFRTADGVGMQVLGLIGGQAEDLLGRLPMSVRQGLDTATKRALEVAFDAASVSRGRLRDRPDWLNTVATTAMGAVGGAGGLSTAMAELPVTTTVLLRAIQGIAADEGFDVTDRTVRAQCLQVFAAAGPLSRDDGTDMAFLSTRITLSGPAVHGIIAKVAPRLATVLGQKLAAQAVPVIGAAAGAATNYAFTSYYQEMARVYFGLRALARDSGTDVEVLLREFRLRIDPPKRIL; from the coding sequence ATGGCACAAACACCCGTAGAGACCGAAGATCTGTCGCCCGAAACCTCTGCCGCGCTGGACGCGCTCGCGGACCGGTTCCGCACTGCGGATGGCGTGGGCATGCAGGTTCTTGGGCTGATCGGCGGGCAGGCCGAAGACCTGCTGGGACGTCTTCCCATGTCGGTAAGGCAAGGCTTGGACACGGCCACAAAGCGCGCTCTGGAGGTGGCCTTCGATGCCGCAAGCGTCTCTCGCGGGCGGCTGCGCGACCGGCCCGACTGGCTTAATACCGTGGCGACGACGGCGATGGGTGCCGTGGGTGGTGCCGGTGGCTTGTCGACGGCGATGGCGGAACTGCCCGTCACGACAACGGTACTCCTGCGGGCCATTCAGGGTATCGCCGCCGACGAAGGCTTCGATGTGACTGACCGAACTGTGCGGGCGCAGTGTCTGCAGGTGTTCGCCGCCGCTGGACCGCTGTCGCGCGACGACGGCACGGATATGGCGTTCCTGTCGACGCGCATCACCCTCAGCGGCCCCGCCGTCCACGGCATCATCGCGAAGGTCGCGCCGCGTCTGGCGACCGTCTTGGGCCAGAAGCTGGCCGCGCAGGCGGTGCCGGTGATCGGTGCGGCGGCGGGCGCGGCGACGAATTACGCCTTCACCAGCTACTACCAGGAGATGGCGCGGGTCTATTTCGGCCTACGGGCACTGGCGCGCGACAGCGGCACGGACGTTGAAGTGCTGCTGCGAGAGTTCCGTCTGCGGATCGATCCACCGAAACGCATCCTCTAG
- a CDS encoding GNAT family N-acetyltransferase, whose protein sequence is MLGTETPQDIWEVEALYDLSFAPGRELLSSYRLRDGVAPVPELCLVSREDGVIGGAIRYWPVRVGGVDALLLGPVAVHPTRQGEGLGAFLMQDSLSRAAALGHPRVMLVGDEPYYGRFGFTRLVGVEMPPPTNPERVLGIALVPGAWDGVAGAVTRAG, encoded by the coding sequence ATGCTGGGCACCGAGACGCCGCAGGACATCTGGGAAGTCGAGGCCCTGTACGACCTGAGCTTTGCGCCGGGCCGCGAGCTGCTGTCGTCCTACCGGCTGCGCGACGGCGTGGCGCCGGTGCCGGAGCTGTGCCTTGTGTCGCGCGAGGATGGGGTGATCGGTGGGGCGATCCGCTACTGGCCGGTGCGTGTGGGCGGCGTGGACGCCTTGTTGCTGGGGCCGGTCGCGGTGCACCCGACACGGCAGGGCGAGGGGCTGGGCGCGTTCCTGATGCAAGACAGCCTGTCGCGGGCTGCCGCGCTGGGCCATCCGCGCGTGATGCTGGTGGGGGATGAGCCCTACTACGGGCGGTTCGGTTTTACGCGTTTGGTCGGTGTAGAGATGCCGCCGCCAACGAATCCCGAGCGTGTGCTGGGCATCGCGCTGGTGCCGGGTGCTTGGGATGGCGTTGCAGGGGCGGTGACGCGCGCGGGATGA
- a CDS encoding flavin reductase family protein has translation MFYRPEDGHGLPHNPFNAIVAPRPIGWISTRGSDESENLAPYSFFNAVAYTPPQVVFASTSTKPDRDGTKDTVANIRDTGVFCCNVVSDALKDPMNESSGPWDKDTDEFAHTGLDRSECQTIPCSFVTAAPAALECRMTQIVTLEGEANFLVIATVTGIHIRDDALKDGLFDYMAFGPVARMGYRDFTTVRDKYAMPRPGE, from the coding sequence ATGTTCTACCGCCCCGAAGACGGCCACGGCCTGCCGCACAACCCGTTCAATGCAATCGTCGCGCCTCGCCCCATTGGCTGGATCTCGACGCGCGGCTCTGACGAATCAGAGAACCTTGCCCCCTATTCCTTCTTCAACGCGGTGGCCTACACACCGCCGCAGGTGGTCTTCGCCTCGACCTCGACCAAGCCAGACCGCGATGGCACCAAGGACACGGTCGCCAACATCCGCGACACCGGCGTGTTCTGCTGCAACGTGGTGTCGGACGCGCTGAAAGACCCAATGAACGAAAGTTCCGGTCCGTGGGACAAGGACACCGACGAGTTCGCGCACACGGGGCTGGACCGTTCCGAGTGCCAGACGATCCCTTGCTCGTTCGTCACGGCCGCCCCCGCCGCGCTGGAATGCCGAATGACCCAGATCGTGACGTTGGAAGGAGAGGCGAACTTCCTCGTCATTGCCACCGTCACCGGCATCCATATCCGTGACGATGCGCTGAAGGACGGCCTGTTCGACTACATGGCCTTTGGCCCGGTCGCGCGCATGGGCTATCGCGACTTCACGACCGTGCGGGACAAATACGCGATGCCGCGTCCGGGCGAGTAG
- a CDS encoding CatB-related O-acetyltransferase, with amino-acid sequence MPRFPDPTRLHPITLPDGTPHEGTINLSVALADHPNIHAGDYSYYSDPHPPSDVGDWAARLAPYLYAGAPDHLHIGRFCQIAAGVRFITASANHDARALSTFPFAVFDPERMRSFTPDIRDTTVGHDVWIGTGALICPGAQIGDGAIIGAGAVVRGTIPAYALVTGNPARVARMRFDDATIAKLLTLAWWNWSADRIAQAIPALMANDIDALTRCAP; translated from the coding sequence ATGCCCCGTTTCCCCGATCCCACTCGCCTGCATCCCATCACCCTACCCGACGGCACGCCGCACGAAGGCACGATCAACCTGTCCGTTGCGCTTGCGGATCATCCAAATATCCACGCTGGCGACTACAGCTACTACTCCGACCCGCATCCGCCGTCCGACGTTGGCGACTGGGCGGCGCGGCTCGCTCCTTACCTCTACGCGGGCGCCCCCGATCACCTGCACATCGGCCGCTTCTGCCAGATCGCAGCGGGCGTGCGGTTCATCACGGCCTCGGCCAACCATGACGCGCGCGCCCTTTCCACCTTCCCCTTCGCCGTATTCGACCCCGAGCGGATGCGAAGCTTCACCCCCGACATTCGAGACACCACCGTAGGCCACGACGTCTGGATCGGCACTGGCGCGTTGATCTGTCCGGGCGCGCAGATCGGCGATGGGGCTATCATCGGCGCAGGCGCAGTCGTGCGCGGCACAATTCCCGCCTATGCGCTCGTCACTGGCAACCCGGCCCGCGTCGCACGCATGCGGTTCGATGATGCCACGATCGCCAAGCTGCTGACTCTCGCGTGGTGGAACTGGTCAGCGGATCGCATCGCGCAGGCAATACCCGCCCTGATGGCCAACGATATCGACGCCCTGACCCGATGTGCCCCGTAG
- a CDS encoding zinc-dependent alcohol dehydrogenase family protein — translation MKAIHVPKGGGLDNLTVADIPDAADPGPGEISVRLHASSLNFHDYGIVSGNMPTEDNRIPMADGAGEVTAIGDGVTEFATGDAVVSTFFPDWIDGPPPLADFTRTPGDGLDGYAREAVTLPASWFTKAPDGWTHAEAATITTAGLTAWRALVVDGGLKAGDDVLVLGTGGVSIYALQIALAMGARVFATSSSDAKLERLADMGASGTVNYKTDTDWGSTIAKMTDGRGVDHVVEVGGPATLQQSIKACRIGGHMALIGVLTGRSGDIPTAAMMAKHQRLQGLIVGSRNMQKDMVRAMETTGLRPVLDKEFPLDQIADAFRHEESGDHFGKITLSI, via the coding sequence ATGAAAGCCATCCACGTTCCCAAGGGCGGCGGTCTCGACAATCTGACCGTCGCCGATATCCCCGACGCCGCCGATCCCGGTCCCGGAGAGATCAGCGTTCGACTCCACGCCTCGTCGCTGAACTTCCATGACTACGGCATCGTGTCCGGCAACATGCCGACAGAGGACAACCGCATTCCCATGGCCGACGGCGCCGGAGAAGTCACGGCGATCGGCGACGGTGTCACCGAATTCGCCACCGGCGATGCGGTCGTCTCGACCTTCTTCCCCGACTGGATCGACGGCCCGCCCCCGCTGGCCGATTTCACCCGCACGCCCGGCGACGGCTTGGACGGCTACGCCCGTGAAGCCGTCACCCTTCCCGCCTCGTGGTTCACCAAAGCTCCCGATGGTTGGACCCACGCCGAGGCCGCCACCATCACCACTGCAGGCCTGACCGCTTGGCGTGCTTTGGTCGTCGACGGCGGCCTGAAGGCGGGCGACGATGTGCTGGTCCTCGGCACTGGCGGCGTATCGATCTACGCGCTGCAGATCGCGCTGGCCATGGGCGCGCGTGTCTTCGCCACCTCATCCTCGGACGCCAAGCTGGAACGCCTTGCGGACATGGGCGCCTCCGGCACCGTCAACTACAAGACCGACACCGACTGGGGCAGCACCATCGCCAAGATGACCGACGGACGCGGCGTCGATCACGTGGTCGAGGTCGGCGGCCCCGCGACCCTGCAGCAATCCATCAAGGCCTGCCGCATCGGCGGTCATATGGCCCTGATCGGCGTGCTGACGGGCCGTTCGGGCGACATCCCCACCGCCGCGATGATGGCCAAGCACCAGCGGCTGCAAGGCCTGATCGTCGGCTCCCGCAACATGCAGAAGGACATGGTTCGCGCCATGGAAACGACGGGCCTGCGCCCCGTGCTCGACAAGGAGTTCCCGCTCGACCAGATCGCCGACGCCTTCCGGCACGAAGAATCAGGCGACCATTTCGGCAAGATCACGCTGTCGATCTGA
- a CDS encoding PA2169 family four-helix-bundle protein, whose protein sequence is MSNKTDALKTLHTHLIDSVDGYQQAHDNMNGEHKAFIERCLSERRGFHDTLHTQLAQDGIETDESGSTAAAAHRVIFNIRDAISSGDAGIMAECARGDSHLKSAYDDAIDQTKGEPGYDFLTEQRAKVEAAVKEAETLS, encoded by the coding sequence ATGAGTAACAAGACCGACGCCCTCAAGACCCTGCACACCCACCTGATCGACAGCGTCGACGGTTACCAGCAGGCCCACGACAATATGAACGGCGAGCACAAGGCCTTCATCGAGCGCTGCCTGTCCGAGCGCCGCGGCTTCCACGACACGCTGCATACGCAACTCGCACAGGACGGTATCGAGACGGACGAATCCGGCTCCACCGCCGCAGCCGCGCACCGCGTCATCTTCAACATACGCGATGCGATCTCGTCCGGCGACGCCGGCATCATGGCCGAGTGCGCGCGGGGCGACAGCCATCTGAAGTCCGCCTACGACGACGCCATCGACCAGACGAAGGGTGAGCCCGGCTACGACTTCCTGACCGAGCAACGCGCCAAGGTCGAAGCCGCCGTCAAGGAAGCTGAGACGCTCAGCTAA
- a CDS encoding SulP family inorganic anion transporter, producing the protein MARALMANLADAISVRSRKGGAGDPRQMKTELLSGLTVALALVPEAVAFAFVAGVDPLVGLYAAFIVGLITAIFGGRPGMISGATGALAVVMVSLVAEHGVEYLFATVVLMGLIQIVVGILRWGKFMRLVPHPVMLGFVNGLAIVIFLAQLSQFQVPGSAEITGHGMAGGDWLPPQALGLMLGLVGVTMLIIWLLPRVTNIVPAPLAGIGVTAALVLGLGLDTPLVGDLASIEGGLPPFHIPMVPFTLETLQIILPYAVILAAIGLIESLLTLNLVGEITGEKGGASKECLAQGAANTVTGFFGGMGGCAMIGQSMINVKSGGRTRLSGISAALFLLAFILVAAPVIELVPLAALVGVMFMVVIGTFAWNSLKILFRVPLVDAFVIVLVTGVTVAFDLATAVVVGVIVSALAYSWQNATRIFARTHTTPEGAKVYSVQGPLFFGSAEGFVELFDPAQDPSLVIVDFAGSRVADQSALTAIETVASKYQDAGKTLELRHLSKDCHRLLRRAGQLVTEDEDDPEYGVAVDYGVRTGMVGGGH; encoded by the coding sequence ATGGCAAGAGCATTGATGGCAAACCTGGCGGACGCGATCAGCGTGCGCAGCCGCAAGGGCGGGGCCGGCGATCCGCGGCAGATGAAGACAGAGCTGCTGTCGGGTCTGACGGTGGCGCTGGCGCTGGTGCCTGAAGCGGTGGCGTTCGCCTTCGTGGCGGGGGTCGATCCGCTGGTGGGCCTATATGCTGCGTTCATCGTAGGTTTGATCACAGCGATCTTCGGCGGGCGGCCGGGCATGATCTCTGGCGCGACCGGGGCGCTGGCAGTCGTCATGGTCAGCCTCGTGGCCGAGCACGGGGTGGAGTATCTGTTCGCGACCGTGGTGCTGATGGGGCTGATCCAGATCGTCGTCGGTATCCTGCGCTGGGGCAAGTTCATGCGGCTGGTGCCGCATCCGGTGATGCTGGGCTTCGTCAACGGTCTGGCCATCGTCATCTTCCTGGCGCAACTGTCGCAATTCCAGGTGCCCGGATCGGCAGAGATTACCGGTCACGGTATGGCCGGTGGCGACTGGCTGCCGCCGCAGGCTCTGGGCCTGATGCTGGGGCTTGTGGGCGTGACCATGCTGATCATCTGGCTGCTTCCGCGCGTGACCAACATCGTGCCCGCACCGCTTGCCGGGATCGGCGTGACAGCGGCGCTGGTGCTGGGCCTTGGGCTTGATACGCCGCTGGTCGGCGATCTGGCCTCTATCGAGGGTGGGCTTCCGCCGTTCCACATTCCGATGGTGCCGTTCACGCTTGAGACGTTGCAGATCATCCTGCCCTACGCCGTCATTTTGGCTGCGATCGGGTTGATCGAAAGCCTGCTGACCCTGAACCTTGTGGGAGAGATCACGGGTGAGAAGGGCGGCGCGTCGAAGGAATGTCTGGCGCAGGGCGCGGCGAACACCGTGACGGGCTTCTTCGGGGGCATGGGCGGCTGTGCTATGATCGGCCAGTCGATGATCAACGTGAAGTCCGGTGGGCGGACGCGACTGTCGGGGATTTCAGCAGCGCTGTTCCTGCTGGCGTTCATCCTTGTGGCGGCTCCGGTGATCGAGCTGGTTCCGCTGGCAGCCTTGGTGGGCGTGATGTTCATGGTGGTTATCGGGACGTTCGCCTGGAACTCGTTGAAGATTCTGTTCCGCGTGCCGCTGGTGGATGCCTTCGTCATCGTGCTGGTGACGGGTGTGACCGTGGCCTTCGATCTGGCGACGGCCGTGGTCGTAGGCGTTATCGTCTCGGCGCTGGCCTATTCGTGGCAGAACGCGACGCGTATCTTCGCGCGGACGCACACCACGCCGGAAGGAGCCAAGGTCTATTCGGTGCAGGGGCCGCTGTTCTTCGGTTCGGCCGAGGGCTTCGTCGAGCTGTTCGACCCGGCGCAGGACCCATCGCTGGTTATCGTCGACTTCGCGGGCAGCCGTGTGGCCGATCAGTCCGCGCTGACGGCGATCGAGACGGTCGCCAGCAAGTATCAGGACGCAGGCAAGACGCTGGAGCTGCGGCATCTGTCCAAGGACTGCCACCGTTTGCTGCGGCGCGCTGGGCAGCTGGTAACAGAGGACGAGGACGATCCGGAATATGGCGTAGCTGTCGATTACGGTGTGCGCACCGGCATGGTGGGTGGCGGACACTAA